The proteins below are encoded in one region of Aquisphaera giovannonii:
- a CDS encoding glycosyltransferase, whose translation MRILLTAHRFPPDAIAGVERYTQSLASELTSRGDCVHVVTRRPAMEPNSPGVEVERIAGGPTVHRFVGGGGGDQDAPEVRRKLESLFEGVLAWSEPEVVHINHLGDLSPRFAEIARCRGAEVVLSLHDFFLVCAHAHLRRPTGELCDGPRRGKECHRTCFASTAPSGLARWEKRCDDYRSVLGQAGRIICPSRFIASYFEAYGVPSERLQVIPNGVSIPPDEAPELASQPRQGGPVLQLVFLGTVVAHKGVHMILEALSRAALGAVRLWAIGATPDPEYTRLLRKRAERIAGLEFRLYGPYDPRILPLLLRDADCAIVPSLVAESFSITTREALVRSVPVLASRLGALPEAIQDGENGFTFNPDQPEELASLLRRIATEPGLLRRLRGGARASRTLTTAQHADLVRSVYEDVLSRSSRGTICVRTEPGITGGVPGPVAQPGWLNVLRTRHGGRRWKPKSAR comes from the coding sequence ATGAGGATCCTGCTCACGGCTCACCGCTTCCCGCCCGACGCCATCGCCGGCGTCGAGCGGTACACGCAGTCCCTGGCGTCCGAGCTGACCAGTCGCGGGGACTGTGTCCACGTCGTCACGCGCCGCCCCGCGATGGAGCCCAATTCGCCGGGGGTCGAGGTCGAGCGGATCGCCGGCGGGCCGACCGTCCATCGATTCGTGGGGGGTGGGGGCGGGGATCAAGACGCGCCGGAGGTCCGACGCAAGCTCGAGTCGCTCTTCGAAGGCGTCCTGGCCTGGTCTGAGCCCGAGGTCGTCCACATCAATCATCTGGGCGACCTGTCGCCCCGATTCGCGGAGATCGCGCGGTGCCGGGGTGCGGAGGTCGTCCTCTCGCTCCACGACTTCTTCCTCGTCTGCGCGCACGCGCACCTTCGGCGGCCCACGGGCGAGCTTTGCGACGGCCCGCGCCGCGGGAAGGAATGCCATAGGACCTGCTTCGCGAGCACGGCCCCGTCGGGCCTGGCTCGCTGGGAAAAGCGGTGCGACGACTATCGGAGCGTGCTGGGCCAGGCCGGGCGGATCATATGCCCGTCCCGCTTCATCGCCTCCTATTTCGAGGCGTACGGGGTCCCGAGCGAGCGACTCCAGGTCATCCCGAATGGCGTGTCCATACCGCCCGACGAGGCGCCCGAGCTTGCGTCACAGCCGAGGCAGGGGGGGCCGGTCCTCCAGCTGGTGTTCCTGGGGACGGTCGTGGCCCACAAGGGGGTGCACATGATCCTGGAGGCGCTGAGCCGGGCCGCGCTCGGCGCGGTGCGGCTCTGGGCCATCGGTGCGACACCGGACCCCGAATATACTCGTCTCCTGCGCAAGCGTGCCGAACGCATCGCCGGGCTGGAATTCCGGCTCTACGGGCCTTACGACCCGCGAATCCTACCCCTCTTGCTCCGGGACGCCGATTGCGCGATCGTCCCGTCCCTCGTCGCGGAGTCTTTCTCCATCACCACGCGAGAGGCCCTGGTGCGGAGCGTCCCCGTATTGGCCTCGCGACTCGGGGCCCTTCCGGAGGCCATCCAAGACGGGGAGAACGGGTTCACCTTCAATCCCGATCAGCCGGAAGAGCTGGCTTCTCTCCTCCGCAGGATCGCGACGGAGCCGGGCCTGCTCCGGCGCCTTCGCGGAGGAGCCCGGGCATCGCGGACTCTGACGACGGCCCAGCATGCCGACCTCGTCCGATCCGTGTACGAGGATGTCCTGTCTCGATCGTCCCGCGGGACGATCTGCGTGCGTACCGAGCCGGGCATAACCGGCGGGGTTCCGGGGCCGGTTGCACAACCGGGTTGGTTGAACGTTCTTCGCACACGTCACGGGGGGCGGCGATGGAAACCGAAATCGGCACGATGA
- the ruvC gene encoding crossover junction endodeoxyribonuclease RuvC: MPLRSCESEPDLLRMQSEAGEDGRPAVVPGRVVGIDPGLNATGYAVVEPSPRGPRIVEAGVIRPSSEGKAMGQRLTHLHQNLLEILDEFRPSAVAIERVHSHVKFPRTAILMSQARGVILLAAALRGIPVFGYAAARIKKTLTGSGRAPKPQMQQAIKVEFRLDSVPEPHDVADACAVALCHVHVSPNLSRLDGV, translated from the coding sequence ATGCCTCTACGATCGTGCGAGTCGGAGCCGGACCTCCTCCGGATGCAGTCGGAGGCCGGGGAGGATGGTCGGCCGGCCGTCGTGCCGGGCCGCGTCGTGGGGATCGACCCGGGCCTCAACGCGACCGGGTATGCCGTCGTGGAGCCCTCCCCGCGGGGGCCCCGGATCGTCGAGGCCGGGGTGATCCGCCCCTCCTCCGAGGGCAAGGCCATGGGCCAGCGCCTGACCCACCTGCACCAGAACCTGCTCGAGATCCTCGACGAGTTCCGGCCCTCCGCGGTGGCCATCGAGCGCGTCCACAGCCACGTGAAGTTCCCCCGCACGGCGATCCTGATGTCGCAGGCCCGGGGCGTCATCCTGCTGGCGGCCGCGCTCCGCGGCATCCCCGTCTTCGGCTACGCGGCCGCGAGGATCAAGAAGACCCTCACCGGGAGCGGACGAGCCCCCAAGCCGCAGATGCAGCAGGCGATCAAGGTGGAGTTCCGGCTAGACTCCGTCCCCGAGCCCCACGACGTGGCCGACGCCTGCGCCGTGGCGCTCTGCCACGTCCACGTGAGCCCCAACCTGAGCCGGCTCGACGGGGTATGA
- the ispF gene encoding 2-C-methyl-D-erythritol 2,4-cyclodiphosphate synthase, with protein MRVGLGHDTHRLEDGRPLILGGLRIDHPRGLIGHSDADVVCHAVADALLGAAGLGDIGEHYPDTDPRWRGLDSTVLLREVVDRLRRGGWRPVNCDVIVHAQEPRLGPHKAAIRAKLAGLLGLPEDAVNIKAKTGEHVGPVGRGEAICCHAIALIEPVAA; from the coding sequence ATGCGAGTAGGTCTGGGACACGATACGCACCGGCTCGAAGACGGCAGGCCGCTGATCCTCGGCGGGCTGCGAATCGACCATCCGCGCGGGCTCATCGGGCATTCCGACGCCGACGTCGTCTGCCATGCCGTGGCCGATGCGCTCCTCGGGGCCGCCGGGCTCGGCGACATCGGCGAGCACTACCCCGACACCGACCCCAGATGGCGGGGCCTGGATAGCACGGTCCTTCTTCGGGAGGTCGTGGACCGGCTCCGCCGCGGGGGCTGGCGTCCCGTCAACTGCGACGTGATCGTCCACGCCCAGGAGCCCAGGCTCGGGCCGCACAAGGCGGCGATCCGGGCCAAACTCGCCGGGCTCCTGGGCCTGCCGGAAGACGCGGTGAACATCAAGGCGAAGACCGGCGAGCACGTCGGCCCTGTGGGCCGCGGCGAGGCGATCTGTTGTCACGCCATCGCCCTGATCGAGCCCGTCGCCGCGTGA
- a CDS encoding glycosyltransferase family 2 protein codes for MSMMDCSIIIPAYNKASLTVQCLDTLLSRPRAGASFEIIVVDNGSTDVTPHALSGYGDSIRVLTQSVNSGFSTICNLGAAAARGKHLVFLNNDTIPQIDWLDELVEYAESHPRAAAIGSKLLYLDGTIQHAGLVIAQDRFPRHIYAGFPADHPAVNKSREFQMVTAACMLIKRGPFEQIGGFDTVFWHGYEDVDLCLRLRELGHEVHFCHRSLLYHLESVSEDRFKRVDENTRIYRDRWAHRVRPDDLQYYADDGLIGVDHEHLYPIRLSVTPELALIDSGSQMSHSDRILNKRAKQVFALLRENTALTVRAMEAEQQTFRGSHQSAGHRNGKATFQRSARLNEAVDLDRKANGLDADFRALTDEPRLLFEGKVRWRTGPPSERVISVIMPVKDAAGQLRKILPRILTQKTRDALEIVAVDSGSSDDTVEVLRDASATVVSIHPMAFNHGLTRNLGAAYARGQVLVYLNKNSTPADDLWLANLVAPLDADSRVAAVCSRVLPGPDADLLTRKDGMNDLSASPHRRVQMIHDRDAYERMPHHEFRAFINFHTVSAAIRADVLRQVPFRKVETIGEDIVWSKEVLEAGYKIQHEPASVVLHSHNFSPLEFLQLNVDDGMANRGVVGRELPDSEVYASILALVRDDWRYLESECHLGADELEKCRVDSVLRRAGQMLGQWIGVNKGRMPAGLAQMLSRVNQTRAGGAFARLG; via the coding sequence ATGTCCATGATGGATTGTTCGATCATCATCCCGGCCTACAACAAGGCATCCCTGACGGTCCAGTGCCTCGACACCTTGTTGTCCCGGCCGCGTGCGGGGGCCAGCTTCGAGATCATCGTCGTCGACAACGGGTCGACCGACGTCACCCCGCATGCCCTGTCGGGGTATGGCGACAGCATCCGAGTGCTGACGCAGTCGGTGAACTCCGGGTTTTCCACGATCTGCAACCTCGGGGCCGCGGCGGCCCGGGGGAAGCACCTGGTCTTCCTGAATAACGACACGATCCCGCAGATCGACTGGCTGGACGAACTGGTCGAGTACGCCGAGAGCCATCCGCGTGCCGCCGCCATCGGCAGCAAGCTCCTCTACCTGGACGGCACGATACAGCACGCGGGTCTCGTGATCGCGCAGGATCGCTTTCCGAGGCACATCTACGCCGGCTTCCCTGCGGACCATCCCGCGGTCAACAAGTCCCGCGAGTTCCAGATGGTCACCGCCGCCTGCATGCTGATCAAGCGAGGCCCGTTCGAGCAGATCGGGGGATTCGACACCGTCTTCTGGCATGGTTATGAAGACGTCGATCTCTGCTTGAGATTGAGGGAGCTCGGGCATGAGGTCCATTTCTGCCACCGGAGCCTGCTCTATCACCTGGAGTCCGTGTCCGAGGATCGATTCAAGCGGGTCGACGAGAACACCCGGATCTACCGCGATCGCTGGGCCCATCGGGTCCGACCCGATGACCTGCAATATTACGCGGACGACGGCTTGATCGGGGTCGACCACGAGCATCTGTATCCAATTCGATTGTCCGTCACCCCGGAACTGGCGTTGATCGACAGCGGGTCGCAGATGTCGCACTCGGACCGCATCCTCAACAAGCGGGCCAAGCAGGTGTTCGCCCTGCTGAGGGAGAACACCGCCCTGACCGTCCGGGCCATGGAAGCCGAGCAGCAGACCTTCCGGGGTTCGCACCAATCGGCCGGGCACCGGAACGGAAAGGCGACTTTCCAGCGGTCGGCACGGCTCAACGAAGCGGTTGATCTCGATAGGAAGGCCAATGGATTGGACGCCGACTTTCGGGCCCTGACGGACGAGCCGCGCCTCCTGTTCGAGGGCAAGGTCCGCTGGCGTACGGGACCGCCCAGCGAGCGGGTCATCTCGGTGATCATGCCGGTCAAGGATGCCGCGGGACAGCTGCGCAAGATCCTGCCGCGGATACTCACCCAGAAGACCCGGGATGCCCTGGAGATCGTGGCGGTCGATTCCGGCTCCTCGGACGACACGGTCGAAGTCTTGCGTGACGCGTCGGCGACGGTCGTCTCGATCCACCCGATGGCCTTCAATCACGGCCTGACTCGAAACCTGGGCGCCGCGTATGCGCGGGGTCAGGTCCTCGTCTACCTGAACAAGAACTCGACGCCCGCGGACGATCTCTGGCTGGCCAACCTGGTCGCGCCGCTCGATGCGGACAGCCGGGTCGCCGCCGTGTGCAGCCGCGTCCTGCCCGGCCCCGACGCGGACCTCCTGACGCGCAAGGACGGCATGAACGACCTGAGCGCGTCTCCGCACCGACGCGTCCAGATGATCCACGATCGGGACGCGTACGAGCGGATGCCCCATCACGAGTTCAGGGCGTTCATCAACTTCCACACTGTGTCGGCCGCGATCCGCGCCGACGTCCTGAGGCAGGTCCCTTTCCGCAAGGTCGAGACGATCGGCGAGGACATCGTCTGGTCCAAGGAGGTCCTTGAGGCCGGGTACAAGATCCAGCATGAGCCGGCCTCCGTCGTCCTTCATTCGCACAACTTCTCCCCGCTCGAGTTCCTTCAGCTCAATGTCGATGACGGCATGGCCAACCGCGGCGTCGTCGGCCGCGAACTCCCCGATTCCGAGGTGTACGCGTCGATCCTCGCGCTCGTCCGCGACGATTGGAGATACCTGGAATCGGAGTGTCATCTGGGCGCCGATGAGCTCGAGAAGTGCCGGGTCGACTCCGTGCTCCGGAGGGCCGGGCAAATGCTCGGGCAGTGGATCGGGGTGAACAAGGGCAGGATGCCCGCCGGGTTAGCTCAGATGCTCTCGCGTGTGAATCAGACGCGCGCCGGCGGCGCGTTCGCGAGGCTGGGATAG
- the csrA gene encoding carbon storage regulator CsrA: protein MLVLSRKLNEKIVIDGGIVVTVVKIEGGQVRLGIEAPAHVKVFREEILDRADSRKVQGGTLVGVGG, encoded by the coding sequence ATGCTGGTCCTGAGCCGAAAGCTGAATGAGAAGATCGTGATCGACGGCGGCATCGTGGTTACGGTCGTCAAGATCGAGGGCGGGCAGGTCCGCCTGGGCATCGAGGCCCCGGCCCATGTGAAGGTCTTCCGCGAAGAGATCCTGGATCGTGCGGATTCCCGGAAGGTCCAGGGAGGCACCCTCGTCGGTGTCGGTGGTTGA
- the thiS gene encoding sulfur carrier protein ThiS produces MVTTLEITLNGQRREVPGPLTVAGLLAHLKLRPEHVAVEINRDLVTRRRHAETAVAPGDVLEIVTLVGGGAPAAEHEAPTLTIGGHTVRSRLFVGTGKYATLELMRECLDASGCEVVTVAVRRERLFDREGRNLLDFLDPKRYTILPNTAGCFSAEEALRTARLGRELLEGLGNPGADWVKLEVLADTRTLLPDPVATLESTRVLVKEGFQVLCYTSDDPIMARRLKEAGAASVMPAGSPIGSGQGVLNPNNIRIILEDLKGGDPSYPVIVDAGVGTASDVAVAMELGCDGVLLNTGIAGAKDPLRMAHAMRLAVEAGRLASGAGRIARKLYATASSPTQGLVGRN; encoded by the coding sequence GTGGTGACGACCTTGGAGATCACACTCAACGGGCAGCGTCGCGAGGTCCCCGGGCCACTCACCGTTGCGGGGCTGCTGGCCCACCTGAAGCTCCGGCCGGAGCACGTGGCCGTCGAGATCAACCGCGACCTCGTCACCCGCCGCCGCCACGCCGAGACCGCCGTGGCGCCGGGCGACGTCCTGGAGATCGTCACGCTCGTCGGCGGCGGCGCCCCGGCCGCGGAGCACGAGGCGCCTACGCTGACGATCGGCGGCCACACCGTCCGCAGCCGCCTCTTCGTCGGGACCGGCAAGTACGCGACGCTCGAGCTGATGAGGGAGTGCCTGGACGCCAGCGGCTGCGAGGTGGTGACCGTGGCCGTCCGCCGCGAGCGCCTCTTCGACCGCGAGGGGCGGAACCTGCTCGACTTCCTCGACCCGAAGCGGTACACGATCCTCCCCAACACCGCCGGCTGCTTCTCGGCGGAGGAGGCCCTGCGCACCGCCCGGCTCGGCCGCGAGCTGCTGGAGGGGCTCGGCAACCCCGGCGCCGACTGGGTCAAGCTCGAGGTCCTGGCCGACACCCGCACGCTCCTGCCCGACCCGGTCGCCACGCTGGAATCGACACGCGTCCTCGTCAAGGAGGGATTCCAGGTCCTCTGCTACACGAGCGACGACCCGATCATGGCGAGGCGGCTGAAGGAGGCCGGCGCCGCATCGGTCATGCCCGCCGGCAGCCCGATCGGCAGCGGCCAGGGGGTCCTCAATCCGAACAACATCCGGATCATCCTCGAGGACCTGAAGGGGGGGGACCCCTCCTACCCGGTCATCGTCGACGCCGGCGTGGGGACGGCCAGCGACGTGGCCGTCGCCATGGAGCTCGGCTGCGACGGCGTCCTCCTGAACACGGGGATCGCCGGCGCCAAGGACCCCCTCCGGATGGCCCACGCGATGAGGCTCGCCGTCGAGGCGGGCCGGCTCGCCTCGGGCGCGGGGCGCATCGCCCGGAAGCTCTACGCGACGGCCTCGAGCCCGACCCAGGGGCTCGTCGGCCGGAACTGA
- a CDS encoding DUF2127 domain-containing protein: MSEKEHPTSGRIPVGFIVIGIYKVATAVLALSLAIGLMRLYQGDARASLERLVRGVGLDPEDSIVHPLLLRLAELERRQLYGVLAGMAGYAALRVVEGVAILRGRRWGEFLIVVSSVSLLPLEVWEIARHGGPIRVGALALNLAIVAYLVGRLGREGGVFRSTRSTTRGQSGSEPRNVRP; this comes from the coding sequence GTGTCGGAGAAGGAACATCCCACATCCGGCCGCATCCCGGTCGGCTTCATCGTGATCGGCATCTACAAGGTGGCGACCGCGGTGCTCGCCCTGTCGCTGGCGATCGGGCTGATGCGCCTGTATCAGGGAGATGCCCGGGCGAGCCTGGAACGGCTCGTCCGCGGCGTCGGGCTGGACCCGGAGGATTCTATCGTCCACCCCCTTCTCCTGAGGCTGGCGGAACTAGAACGTCGGCAACTCTACGGCGTGCTGGCGGGCATGGCCGGATACGCGGCGCTTCGCGTCGTCGAGGGTGTGGCGATTCTCAGGGGCAGGCGGTGGGGAGAGTTCCTCATCGTCGTCTCGTCGGTGTCCCTGCTGCCCCTTGAGGTCTGGGAGATCGCCCGCCACGGCGGGCCCATCCGCGTGGGGGCGCTGGCCCTCAACCTGGCGATCGTCGCCTACCTGGTCGGACGCCTCGGGCGCGAGGGGGGCGTGTTCAGGTCCACGCGCTCGACGACCCGCGGGCAGTCGGGCAGCGAGCCGAGGAACGTCCGGCCGTAG
- the cysS gene encoding cysteine--tRNA ligase — MPLRVYNTLSQTKEPFRTVTPGKVGMYVCGPTVYSKSHIGHMVGPVIFDAIKRYLVYLGYQVTWVVNITDVDDKLIVQANKDGTSVKELAEQVTDDYLQCLKALRVVGIDEMPRATENIAEIIDITRGLIDRGFAYASGGDVYFDVTKAQEYGKLSHRDPEELMAGARIEPSSLKRSAGDFALWKSSKPGEPSWESPWGPGRPGWHIECSAMSMKYLGPHLDIHGGGLDLVFPHHENELVQSECFTGVPFATYWLHNGLLTKDGKKISKSDPATVVLMSDLLAAYAPDTLRVLLLSSHYRRPIDFGPGRLDELDRGLQAFYRAFERFEELTDQSFYSLEAPTRRDDTATDPALPAEVAEHRAGFLEAMDDDFNTGGAIGELFEVLRAVNREAASLAGGGSPAYLAGMRTLRELSRLLGIFESPPPGPAGSGDTLTAPLMELLIDLRARLRKEKNYALADEVRNRLAAIGVALEDRPDGTKWRVESKRQ; from the coding sequence ATGCCCCTCCGAGTCTATAACACGCTCAGCCAGACCAAGGAACCATTCCGCACCGTCACGCCCGGCAAGGTGGGGATGTACGTCTGCGGCCCCACGGTCTATTCGAAGAGCCACATCGGCCACATGGTCGGCCCGGTCATCTTCGACGCCATCAAGCGCTACCTCGTTTATCTCGGCTACCAGGTGACCTGGGTCGTCAATATCACCGACGTCGACGACAAGCTGATCGTCCAGGCCAATAAGGACGGGACCTCGGTCAAGGAGCTCGCCGAGCAGGTCACCGACGATTACCTGCAATGCCTGAAGGCCCTCCGGGTGGTGGGCATCGACGAGATGCCGCGTGCCACGGAGAACATCGCCGAGATCATCGACATCACCCGCGGCCTCATCGACCGCGGCTTCGCCTACGCCTCCGGCGGCGACGTCTACTTCGACGTGACGAAGGCGCAGGAGTACGGCAAGCTCAGCCATCGCGACCCCGAGGAGCTGATGGCGGGCGCCCGGATCGAGCCCTCCTCCCTGAAGCGGAGTGCCGGCGACTTCGCGCTCTGGAAGTCGTCCAAGCCGGGCGAACCCTCCTGGGAGAGCCCATGGGGCCCCGGCCGGCCGGGGTGGCACATCGAGTGCTCGGCGATGAGCATGAAGTACCTCGGCCCGCACCTGGACATCCACGGCGGGGGCCTGGACCTCGTCTTCCCGCACCACGAGAACGAGCTCGTCCAGTCGGAGTGCTTCACGGGCGTGCCGTTCGCGACGTACTGGCTGCACAACGGGCTGCTGACGAAGGACGGCAAGAAGATCTCCAAGTCGGACCCGGCCACCGTGGTCCTCATGAGCGACCTGCTGGCGGCCTACGCGCCGGACACCCTGCGGGTGCTCCTCCTCTCCAGCCACTACCGCCGGCCCATCGACTTCGGCCCGGGCCGGCTGGATGAGCTCGACCGCGGCCTGCAGGCCTTCTACCGGGCCTTCGAGAGGTTCGAGGAGCTGACGGACCAGTCCTTCTACTCGCTCGAAGCCCCGACTCGCCGCGACGACACGGCGACGGATCCGGCCCTGCCGGCGGAGGTCGCGGAGCATCGCGCCGGCTTCCTGGAGGCGATGGACGACGACTTTAACACCGGGGGCGCGATCGGCGAGCTGTTCGAGGTCCTGCGGGCCGTGAACCGGGAGGCGGCCTCGCTGGCCGGTGGCGGCTCCCCGGCCTATCTCGCCGGGATGCGGACCCTCCGGGAGCTCAGCCGGCTGCTCGGGATCTTCGAATCCCCGCCGCCCGGGCCGGCCGGCTCCGGAGACACGCTGACGGCCCCGCTGATGGAACTACTGATCGACCTCCGCGCCCGGCTCCGCAAGGAGAAGAACTACGCCCTGGCGGACGAGGTGCGCAACCGCCTCGCCGCCATCGGGGTGGCGCTCGAGGATCGTCCCGACGGGACGAAGTGGCGAGTGGAATCCAAACGCCAGTAG
- a CDS encoding ATP-dependent DNA helicase has translation MNRIDPATILGPGGAVARRLPSYETREQQLEMSRAVADAIEGPGHLVVEAGTGVGKSFAYLVPAIMAAVEQEKTVVVSTHTIALQEQLIRKDIPFLRAVMPHEFSAVLVKGRANYVSLRRLDVATSRMMSAFSKQEEIDQLGDVRLWAGRTPDGTRSDLSFRPLPAVWDAVQSESGNCLGRECPRNKECFYFAARRRVWSANILIVNHALFMTDLAIRSENSGFSLLPKYDVAIFDEAHTLEAVAGEHLGLQLSNIGIDIALTRLYNERTRKGLLAYHELQEAMDLVIAARRAADEFFEEVGFWFDRHGDSFNGRVRSKLDLPEGLSEILRELGRAIFEGAAKVEKADHRIELSAASDRCHSMADQVSSWVNQMGEEHVYWVESEPHQRRRIRLACAPLDVGPSLRKMLFSQVPTCILTSATLCVGTPPRFDFLKTRLGITKAESLALGSPFDYPNQAAIHLPTNLPDPSAQPAEFERAAIRAIAHYLERTHGKAFVLFTSYKMLEAAARALTPWLAERNIALFAQSDGMPRTKMVEAFKADINSVIFGADSFWQGVDVPGEALSNVIIVRLPFSVPSHPLLEARLDDIRRRGGNPFVEYQIPEAAIKLKQGFGRLIRTRTDRGIVVILDPRIMTKPYGRTFLGSLPDCPRVVERVDLNTPPSRPRRPTR, from the coding sequence ATGAATCGAATCGACCCCGCCACCATCCTCGGCCCCGGCGGCGCCGTCGCCCGGCGCCTGCCGTCGTACGAGACGCGCGAGCAGCAGCTCGAGATGTCCCGGGCCGTGGCCGACGCGATCGAGGGGCCCGGCCACCTGGTCGTCGAGGCCGGCACCGGCGTCGGCAAGAGCTTCGCCTACCTCGTCCCGGCGATCATGGCGGCGGTGGAGCAGGAGAAGACGGTCGTCGTCTCCACGCACACCATCGCGCTCCAGGAGCAGCTCATCCGCAAGGACATCCCGTTCCTCCGCGCGGTGATGCCGCACGAATTCTCGGCCGTCCTGGTCAAGGGCCGCGCGAACTACGTCAGCCTCCGCCGGCTCGACGTGGCGACCTCCCGGATGATGTCCGCCTTCTCCAAGCAGGAGGAGATCGACCAGCTCGGCGACGTCCGACTATGGGCCGGCCGGACGCCGGACGGCACGCGTTCCGACCTGTCGTTCCGCCCGCTGCCGGCGGTCTGGGACGCCGTCCAGAGCGAGAGCGGCAACTGCCTGGGCCGCGAGTGCCCGCGCAACAAGGAGTGCTTCTACTTCGCCGCCAGGCGGCGCGTCTGGTCCGCCAACATCCTGATCGTGAACCACGCCCTGTTCATGACCGACCTCGCCATCCGGTCGGAGAACAGCGGATTCTCGCTCCTGCCCAAGTACGACGTCGCGATCTTCGACGAGGCCCACACCTTGGAGGCCGTCGCCGGCGAGCACCTGGGCCTCCAGCTCTCGAACATCGGCATCGACATCGCCCTGACTCGCCTCTACAACGAGCGGACGCGCAAGGGGCTCCTCGCCTATCACGAGCTCCAGGAGGCCATGGACCTCGTCATCGCCGCGCGGCGGGCGGCGGACGAATTCTTCGAGGAGGTCGGATTCTGGTTCGATCGCCACGGGGACAGCTTCAACGGGCGGGTCCGGAGCAAGCTCGACCTCCCCGAGGGCCTCTCCGAGATCCTCCGCGAGCTCGGCCGGGCCATCTTCGAGGGCGCCGCGAAGGTGGAGAAGGCCGACCATCGGATCGAGCTCTCCGCCGCGTCCGACCGCTGCCACAGCATGGCCGATCAGGTCTCGTCTTGGGTCAACCAGATGGGCGAGGAGCACGTCTACTGGGTCGAGTCGGAGCCCCACCAGAGACGCCGAATCCGCCTGGCGTGCGCCCCGCTGGACGTCGGCCCGAGTTTGCGGAAGATGCTCTTCAGCCAGGTGCCGACCTGCATCCTGACCTCGGCCACGCTCTGCGTCGGCACGCCGCCGAGGTTCGACTTCCTGAAGACGCGACTCGGCATCACGAAGGCGGAGTCCCTCGCCCTCGGCTCCCCGTTCGACTACCCGAACCAGGCGGCGATCCACCTGCCGACGAATCTCCCGGATCCCTCGGCACAGCCGGCCGAGTTCGAGCGGGCCGCGATCCGGGCCATCGCGCATTACCTGGAGCGGACGCACGGCAAGGCGTTTGTCCTGTTCACCTCGTACAAGATGCTCGAAGCCGCGGCGAGGGCGCTCACCCCCTGGCTCGCCGAGCGGAACATCGCCCTGTTCGCCCAGAGCGACGGCATGCCCCGGACGAAGATGGTCGAGGCCTTCAAGGCGGACATCAACAGCGTGATCTTCGGCGCCGATAGCTTCTGGCAGGGGGTGGACGTCCCGGGCGAGGCGCTCTCCAACGTCATCATCGTGCGGCTCCCGTTCAGCGTCCCGAGCCACCCCTTGCTGGAGGCTCGTCTCGACGACATCCGCCGCCGCGGGGGCAACCCGTTCGTCGAGTACCAGATCCCGGAGGCGGCCATCAAGCTGAAGCAGGGTTTCGGCCGGCTGATCCGGACGAGGACCGACCGCGGCATCGTCGTGATCCTCGACCCGCGGATCATGACGAAGCCCTACGGCCGGACGTTCCTCGGCTCGCTGCCCGACTGCCCGCGGGTCGTCGAGCGCGTGGACCTGAACACGCCCCCCTCGCGCCCGAGGCGTCCGACCAGGTAG